The Thalassophryne amazonica unplaced genomic scaffold, fThaAma1.1, whole genome shotgun sequence genome window below encodes:
- the LOC117505754 gene encoding cysteine/serine-rich nuclear protein 2-like has translation MIGQHKRKFEELTEDQGYSSPTTLDSSPNNPAMPSLKRTKKTHQTRVTFGQVMIFLFSRCQGFTAVPSEGGCTLGMMPHHNDQQTYTVDHYDKKQDYRRREILWEGLTRIEEQGRLPEVKEHQQDGFAEHALKMKAGYWEKRFFPQRYKSERRYSLLKAAGVEFIDREEETQLQDLRSSRRNVGCDCKGHCDPLTCSCSLAGVKCHAKRTALICNCTEDCCRNIQGRIPSNKLRVRAHYQRTIMRLKSERRTPLKTPD, from the exons ATGATTGGCCAACATAAGAGGAAATTTGAGGAGCTGACTGAGGACCAAGGTTATTCTTCACCAACCACTTTGGATTCCAGTCCCAACAACCCAG CAATGCCCAGTCTTAAGAGGACCAAGAAGACACATCAAACCAGGGTGACCTTTGGCCAGGTGATGATCTTCCTCTTCAGTCGATGTCAGGGCTTCACTGCAGTTCCATCTGAGGGAGGCTGCACCCTGGGCATGATGCCGCACCACAATGACCAACAAACATACACAGTTGACCATTATGACAAGAAGCAGGATTACAGGCGGAGGGAAATACTCTGGGAGGGACTCACGAGAATCGAGGAACAGGGGCGTCTGCCAGAG GTGAAAGAACACCAACAGGACGGGTTTGCTGAGCATGCTCTGAAGATGAAGGCTGGATACTGGGAGAAGCGCTTTTTTCCCCAGAGATACAAATCAGAGAGACGTTATTCTCTGCTTAAAGCAGCTGGTGTCGAATTCATCGACAGGGAGGAGGAGACACAGCTGCAGGACCTGAGGAGCTCCAGGAGGAACGTTGGATGTGACTGCAAGGGCCACTGCGATCCTCTGACCTGCAGCTGCAGCCTGGCTGGAGTCAAATGTCAC GCAAAACGTACCGCATTGATATGCAACTGCACCGAAGACTGCTGTAGGAACATCCAGGGTCGCATCCCATCCAACAAGCTCAGGGTGCGAGCCCATTACCAGCGCACCATAATGAGACTGAAGTCAGAGAGGAGGACGCCACTGAAGACACCAGACTGA